In one Oryza glaberrima chromosome 2, OglaRS2, whole genome shotgun sequence genomic region, the following are encoded:
- the LOC127763668 gene encoding inorganic pyrophosphatase 2-like, whose amino-acid sequence MAASGGGNGVVVVFDFDKTIIDCDSDNWVVDALGATARFDDLLRRLPWNSAIDAMMGELHAEGRTVEEVAASLRAAPLSPRVAAAVETARALGCELRVLSDANAFFVGAVLDHHGLAGCFSAVDTNPAAVDADGRLRILPYHGLPGHGCPLATCPPNMCKGKVMERIIDELSCGCGGAPAARRRRVVYVGDGRGDYCPSLKLTEMDYVMPRKGYPVWDLIAGGDRAAVRADVREWADFEDLEAVLLGIVAECLTSEHDDADDDGGEAAPPAECRALPATLASVQEAILPKAVHVPN is encoded by the exons atggcggcgagcggcggcggcaatggcgtggtggtggtgttcgACTTCGACAAGACCATCATCGACTGCGACAGCGACAACTGGGTCGTCGACGCGCTCGGCGCCACCGCCCGCTtcgacgacctcctccgccgcctcccctggAACTCCGCCATC gACGCCATGATGGGGGAGCTGCACGCGGAGGGGAggacggtggaggaggtggcggcgagcctgagggcggcgccgctgtcgccgcgcgtggcggcggccgtcgagACGGCGCGCGCGCTCGGGTGCGAGCTCAGGGTGCTCAGCGACGCCAACGCCTTCTTCGTCGGCGCCGTCCTCGACCACCACGGCCTCGCCGGCTGCTTCTCGGCGGTCGACACCAAcccggccgccgtcgacgccgacggccgCCTCCGGATCCTCCCCTACCACGGCCTCCCCGGCCATGGCTGCCCCCTCGCCACCTGCCCTCCCAACATGTGCAAGGGCAAGGTCATGGAGAGGATCATCGACGAGCTATCctgcggctgcggtggcgcgccggcggcgaggaggaggagggtggtgtACGTCGGCGACGGGAGAGGCGACTACTGCCCGTCGCTGAAGCTGACGGAGATGGACTACGTGATGCCGAGGAAGGGGTACCCGGTGTGGGacctcatcgccggcggcgaccgcgccgccgtccgggCCGACGTCCGCGAGTGGGCGGACTTCGAGGACCTCGAGGCGGTGCTGCTCGGCATCGTCGCCGAGTGCCTCACGTCGGAacacgacgacgccgacgacgatggcggcgaggcggcgccgccggcggagtgCCGTGCGCTGCCGGCGACGCTGGCTTCCGTTCAGGAGGCAATTCTGCCCAAGGCAGTTCACGTGCCTAATTGA